The DNA region TCGACCCGGTGGCGGGAAAGCCGGTCCCGGCGGGCGACCGGGTCGCCGCCCTGCTGGCACATACGCGGCAGGCGCTGGAGGACACGGGCGACGCGGAGCTCGTTCGCATCCTGCTCGGCAGCCTGGAACGGGAGGGCACCGGCGCCGAACGGCAGCGCCGCGCCGCCGCCGACGGAGAGATCGCGGTGGTGCGGATGCTGACCGAAGAGACGGTTCCGCACGCGTAGATCGGGTACCCGCGCGGCATGACGACGATCGACCGTGACGTGGCGAGGCTGCCCGAGATCCGCGGCCCGCTTTCGGCCGCCGTGGTGGACACCCTGGCGGGCGGACGCCGAGACGGTTTCGACCTCGAAGTGGCGACCGGCGCCGACCCGTTCGGTGAAGACCTGCAGCTGGCGCTGCACGTCTGCTACGAGTTGCACTACCAGGGCTTCGACGGGGTCGACTCGGAATGGGAGTGGGACTCGCGCCTGCTCGCCTTCCGGTCCGTGCTGGAGCACGTGTTCCTCGACGGCATCCGTGCCGCCGTACCCGGAGGGGACGACGTCGGCGAGCTGCTGGACGAGTTGCTCGTCGAACCGGCCGATGGCGGCGGCGTGTCCCATTTCCTGCGTGACGAAGGCGAATGGTGGCACGTCGAGGAATACTTCGCGCAGCGGTCGATCTATCACCTCAAGGAGGCCGATCCCCACGCGTGGGTGATCCCTCGGCTGCGGGGCAGGGCCAAGGCCGCGCTGGTCGCCGTGGAGTTCGACGAATTCGGCGGCGGGCGGGCCGATCGGGCGCACTCCCGGCTGTTCGGGGAGCTGCTGACCGCGGCCGGCCTGTCGGACGGCTACCTCGCCTACCTCGACCATGTCCCCGCGTGCATGCTCGCGACGGTGAACATGATGTCCCTGTTCGGCCTGCACCGGGGCCTGCGCGGCGCGCTCGTCGGGCATTTCGCGGCCGCCGAGATCACCACCGCGCCCGCCGCCAGGCGGATGGACCAGGCGCTGGAACGCCTCGGCTCGGCACCGGAATGCCGCTACTTCTACACCGAGCACATCGAGGCCGACGCGGTGCACGAACAGGTGCTGCGGCACGACGTCGTCGGTGATCTGCTCGACCGGGAACCGGAGCTGGCGGCGGACGTCGCCTTGGGCATCCAGGCCACCGATCTGCTGGAGACCCGGCTGACCGAGCACCTGCTGGACTGCTGGTCGGCCGGGGAGAGCTCACTCGTCAGGCCGCTGCGTCCCTTGCCGTGACCGGCGGCGGTGGCTGGTGTCGCAGAACGGGTAGCGCTTGCTGCGGCGGCAGGCGCAGAGGGCGACCACGAAACGATCCGAGGTCACCGTCTCGCCGTCGCCGGTGACGACCTCGACCGGCCCCTCCACCAGGAGGGGCCCGCCGGGTTCGAGCCGGACCCTGGTCCTACGGCCGGTCGGCACGGATCACCACCAGTTCCTCATGGGACTGCCCGGCCTCGATCAGGCCCGCCGCTTCGAGGAAGGCCGCCCGTGCCCGCATGACGGGTCCGAACGGGATCGATCGGGTGGCGACCACCGACGGTGTCAATCCCGCCGCCCGCAACTGCGTCAGCGACGTGCCGGGCCTGGCGACCGCGGAGTGGACCAGCATCAGGTAGCCGCCCGGCGCCACCAAGGTGTCCGCCTGGGCACAGACCTGATCGAGCACGATCCGGCCGTCCGGCCCGGCGTCCCATGCCCGCGCGGCGCCGGCGGCAGGCACGGGCGAGGGAACGTACGGCGGGTTCGCCAGCACGACGTCGAACGGGCCACCGCGGGCCGCCTCGGCCAGGCCGCCGCGAAGCGGCCGGACCGGGAGGCGGCGCAGGCGCGCGTTGACCCACACCGCGGCCAGCGCCCGCCGGGAGATGTCCACGGCGGTCACCGATCTCGCGCCGTGCGCCGCGGCCCTCAGCGCGAGGGCGCCGGTGCCGGTACAGAGGTCGAGAACCCTTGCCCCGGCGGGCATTCCCGACGCGCTCAGCGCGCTCGCCAGGAACCAGGTGTCGTGTTGCGGGCGGTAGACCCCCGGCGGCCGCAGCAGCCATGGCCGCGCCGGGACGAGTGGGATCGTCGCTGTCTGGGAGATCGCGGTCATGTTCCCTCCGGTTCGCCGTCGTTGCTCGGGGCTTCCCCGGCCGCGCGGGGTCAAACGTCCACAATGGCCCGGTTGGAACGGGCGGAAACGGGTAGCCAC from Amycolatopsis sp. EV170708-02-1 includes:
- a CDS encoding CDGSH iron-sulfur domain-containing protein produces the protein MPTGRRTRVRLEPGGPLLVEGPVEVVTGDGETVTSDRFVVALCACRRSKRYPFCDTSHRRRSRQGTQRPDE
- a CDS encoding iron-containing redox enzyme family protein, which translates into the protein MTTIDRDVARLPEIRGPLSAAVVDTLAGGRRDGFDLEVATGADPFGEDLQLALHVCYELHYQGFDGVDSEWEWDSRLLAFRSVLEHVFLDGIRAAVPGGDDVGELLDELLVEPADGGGVSHFLRDEGEWWHVEEYFAQRSIYHLKEADPHAWVIPRLRGRAKAALVAVEFDEFGGGRADRAHSRLFGELLTAAGLSDGYLAYLDHVPACMLATVNMMSLFGLHRGLRGALVGHFAAAEITTAPAARRMDQALERLGSAPECRYFYTEHIEADAVHEQVLRHDVVGDLLDREPELAADVALGIQATDLLETRLTEHLLDCWSAGESSLVRPLRPLP
- a CDS encoding methyltransferase translates to MTAISQTATIPLVPARPWLLRPPGVYRPQHDTWFLASALSASGMPAGARVLDLCTGTGALALRAAAHGARSVTAVDISRRALAAVWVNARLRRLPVRPLRGGLAEAARGGPFDVVLANPPYVPSPVPAAGAARAWDAGPDGRIVLDQVCAQADTLVAPGGYLMLVHSAVARPGTSLTQLRAAGLTPSVVATRSIPFGPVMRARAAFLEAAGLIEAGQSHEELVVIRADRP